The Ziziphus jujuba cultivar Dongzao chromosome 7, ASM3175591v1 genome includes a region encoding these proteins:
- the LOC107423950 gene encoding uncharacterized protein LOC107423950, whose product MLQFGAKSPIAIGSGSRSPSPTMTILPEITDLFARLASHSNDSSACHHNLIQEGEEALDRSISKLNQSLNLSDNSRVGVLDTVLSLMCFKAPEVFDSEIQYLVETIVTVLSSSISCKVLRFPKDEVLMIGSPISRRNCADLLEACSGVLGKLEEHGPLYNSILCAVVKAANSSTCYRYVDSARPTFDVKAINARSKAFSKLLGVLPKGISNDKNNIPFRLLLWYLDPLILKHDISNILQESRERPFLCVSEEFHERMDWRSIITCLVLSPIMFIETRALLHRWFLVTGLVTVLELLIVLASVILDVVSRPTWWNISLELGAKLLFSDAYFPYNHHLLRILAGSLSVDSLLQLVHVTSEPFSCTRKQSGSTIKQPASQVATIDHKSVWALAINFPNWFYFASALLFSEKCFQHINHSECTLGASRVGLTHNKEPHPSIAAARYIAWILSPVSKYRQDLLADCLVKISESWASKQFDLGAYEKKTASNRKVLKKLKFSNEEYNTSWRDCGCQTVALLIKEFKNIDMVYWKGTAKSYDSCDTEAFCNLVQQQNSLLRRVPLGILLGYLNQMDEDGCELLLHYATCGRIIQLTDTKTSSSDNVKCSHELWKNATWTDECNENEAVAGACLVFSLTDMVESMCASLFETEEAGEDYICLVKRRTGGYLTKCIKRQIQLNFDEDGNLLVMDLCRRLNRWRLQGKEVLEIQKDLDDVISLLGHKISCL is encoded by the exons ATGCTGCAATTTGGCGCGAAATCCCCTATTGCCATCGGCTCCGGTTCTCGGTCACCGTCACCGACCATGACGATATTGCCAGAAATAACCGATCTCTTCGCAAGACTCGCTTCCCACTCCAACGACTCGTCGGCGTGTCACCATAATCTCATACAAGAAGGTGAAGAAGCTCTGGACCGCTCGATTTCAAAGCTGAACCAGTCTCTGAACCTCAGCGATAATTCTAGGGTTGGGGTTTTGGATACCGTCCTTTCTCTCATGTGCTTCAAAGCACCAGAG gtttttgatTCAGAGATTCAGTATTTAGTGGAAACAATCGTCACTGTTTTGTCATCTTCGATTAGCTGCAAAGTTCTGCGATTTCCGAAAGACGAGGTTTTGATGATCGGTAGTCCCATTTCTCGTCGCAACTGTGCGGATTTGCTTGAAGCGTGCTCTGGTGTTCTTGGAAAATTGGAAGAGCATG GGCCACTTTATAATTCTATATTATGTGCTGTTGTAAAAGCTGCAAATTCTTCAACTTGCTATCGATATGTAGATTCTGCAAGACCTACTTTTGATGTTAAAGCCATAAATGCAAGAAGCAAAGCATTTTCAAAGCTGCTTGGTGTTTTACCAAAAGGAATCTCCAATGATAAAAACAATATACCATTCAG ATTGCTGTTGTGGTACCTTGACCCTCTGATTCTAAAGCACGATATTTCGAACATTTTACAAGAATCCAGGGAGAGACCTTTCCTTTGTGTGAGTGAGGAGTTTCATGAGAGGATGGATTGGCGTTCTATCATTACATGCTTGGTACTTTCTCCCATTATGTTTATTGAGACCAGAGCTTTGTTACACAGATGGTTTCTGGTGAC GGGCCTAGTTACTGTTCTAGAACTTCTAATTGTGCTAGCCTCGGTGATTCTAGATGTAGTTTCCAGACCAACTTGGTGGAACATATCACTGGAATTGGGAGCAAAGCTGCTATTCTCTGATGCTTACTTTCCCTACAACCACCACTTACTACGGATTTTGGCTGGATCCCTCTCCGTTGATAGTCTGCTACAATTAGTTCATGTCACAAGTGAACCGTTTTCTTGCACAAGGAAACAAAGTGGTTCTACCATTAAGCAACCAGCAAGTCAGGTTGCTACAATAGATCACAAATCTGTCTG GGCTCTGGCAATCAACTTCCCAAACTGGTTCTACTTTGCTTCTGCTTTGCTCTTCTCTGAGAAATGTTTTCAACATATTAATCATTCAGAATGTACCTTGGGGGCATCTCGAGTAGGACTAACGCATAATAAAGAACCGCATCCTTCCATTGCTGCAGCAAGGTATATTGCCTGGATTCTAAGCCCTGTTAGTAAGTATCGTCAGGATTTACTGGCTGATTGTTTGGTTAAGATATCAGAGTCTTGGGCTTCTAAACAGTTTGACTTGGGTGCATATGAGAAGAAAACAGCTAGCAACCGCAAGGTACTCAAGAAGCTCAAATTTAGCAACGAGGAGTACAATACTTCTTGGAGGGACTGTGGTTGTCAAACTGTTGCACTCTTGATCAAGGAATTCAAAAATATAGACATGGTGTACTGGAAAGGAACTGCAAAAAGTTACGACTCATGTGACACTGAAGCATTCTGTAATCTTGTTCAGCAGCAAAATTCATTACTCAGGAGAGTACCATTAGGCATTCTACTTGGATACCTCAATCAAATGGATGAAGATGGATGCGAGTTGCTGCTGCATTATGCCACCTGTGGGAGAATAATACAATTAACGGACACTAAAACTAGTAGTTCTGACAATGTGAAATGTAGCCACGAACTATGGAAAAATGCAACGTGGACAGATGAATGTAATGAAAATGAGGCTGTAGCGGGTGCCTGTCTTGTCTTCAGTTTAACTGATATGGTAGAAAGTATGTGTGCCTCATTGTTTGAGACTGAAGAAGCTGGAGAAGATTACATTTGCCTGGTGAAAAGGAGGACCGGCGGATACTTGACAAAGTGTATCAAGAGGCAGATCCAACTGAATTTTGATGAAGATGGAAATTTGTTAGTGATGGATCTCTGCCGAAGATTGAACCGGTGGAGGCTCCAAGGAAAAGAAGTTCTGGAGATCCAGAAAGATCTAGACGATGTAATTAGTCTCTTGGGTCACAAAATTTCTTGTCTATGA
- the LOC107423979 gene encoding probable polyamine oxidase 5 yields the protein MVAKKPRIVIIGAGVAGLTAANKLYTASGSKDVFELCVVEGGSRIGGRINTSEFGGDRIEMGATWIHGIGGSPVHKIAQEIHALESEQPWECMDGSSEDPTRATTFAEGGFELNPPLVEPVSTVFKYLMDCAQGKKNLAEEAPTISASNGTPARNLSVGSFLRQGLDAYWASRKNQDEELIGYGNWTRKSLEEAVFAMHESTQRTYTSAGDLQALDYSAESEYVMFPGEEITIAKGYLSIIEALASVLPPGLIQLGRKVTRIEWRPESYDMENGYHGSSSRPVKLHFLDGSVMLADHVIVTVSLGVLKAGIQQDSGMFNPPLPCFKTEAISRLGFGVVNKLFLQLSPTSHHRISQGFNKFPFLQMAFHREDSEFRQKKIPWWMRRTASLFPIYENSSVLLSWFAGEEALELESLNDEQIINGVSATVSSFLTKSQTTDNFNSHELCNGNSFEGNCGVTFAKVLKSQWGSDPLFLGSYSYVAVGSSGDDLDKMAEPLPRFNGCESSSSSSPPLQILFAGEATHRTHYSTTHGAYFSGLREANRLLQHYSCVGV from the coding sequence atggtaGCAAAGAAACCAAGAATTGTGATAATAGGAGCAGGAGTGGCTGGTCTAACAGCAGCTAACAAGCTGTACACAGCGAGTGGGTCAAAGGATGTGTTCGAGCTATGTGTTGTGGAAGGCGGGTCAAGGATTGGTGGCAGAATAAACACTTCCGAGTTTGGTGGTGACCGGATTGAGATGGGTGCCACTTGGATCCACGGCATTGGAGGCAGCCCAGTTCACAAAATTGCTCAAGAAATCCACGCACTTGAATCTGAGCAGCCATGGGAATGCATGGATGGTTCCTCTGAGGATCCAACAAGGGCCACGACTTTTGCTGAAGGTGGGTTCGAGCTCAATCCTCCTCTGGTTGAGCCCGTTTCCACCGTCTTCAAGTACTTGATGGATTGTGCTCAGGGGAAGAAGAATTTAGCTGAGGAAGCTCCCACGATTTCCGCGAGCAATGGCACTCCTGCTCGAAATCTCAGTGTCGGTTCTTTTCTTCGGCAGGGTCTGGATGCCTATTGGGCCTCCAGGAAAAACCAAGATGAGGAGCTTATTGGGTATGGAAATTGGACCAGAAAGTCCTTGGAAGAAGCGGTCTTCGCAATGCATGAGAGCACCCAGCGGACTTATACATCTGCCGGTGACCTTCAAGCTCTAGATTATAGTGCAGAGAGCGAGTATGTTATGTTTCCAGGTGAGGAAATCACCATTGCTAAAGGTTACTTGAGCATAATTGAGGCTCTGGCCTCTGTTCTACCGCCTGGTTTAATCCAGCTTGGCAGAAAAGTTACCCGTATTGAATGGAGGCCGGAGAGTTATGATATGGAAAATGGATATCATGGCTCTTCTTCTAGGCCTGTGAAGCTACACTTCCTTGATGGGTCGGTTATGTTGGCTGATCATGTCATTGTCACAGTTTCTTTGGGAGTGCTTAAAGCTGGAATTCAACAGGATTCAGGTATGTTTAATCCTCCTTTGCCTTGTTTCAAGACTGAGGCAATATCAAGGCTTGGTTTTGGCGTTGTTAACAAGTTGTTTCTGCAACTGAGTCCCACAAGCCACCATCGAATAAGCCAGGGTTTCAACAAGTTCCCTTTCCTCCAAATGGCTTTTCATAGGGAGGATTCAGAATTCAGGCAAAAAAAGATACCTTGGTGGATGAGGAGGACGGCTTCTCTGTTTCCAATATATGAGAATTCCAGTGTCCTCTTGTCTTGGTTTGCAGGAGAGGAAGCTTTGGAGCTTGAATCACTCAATGATGAGCAGATCATTAATGGGGTTTCTGCAACAGTTTCTAGCTTTTTGACAAAGTCCCAGACGACAGACAACTTCAATTCCCATGAATTGTGCAATGGGAATAGTTTTGAGGGGAACTGTGGAGTGACATTTGCGAAGGTTCTGAAGAGCCAATGGGGTAGTGATCCTCTGTTTCTTGGATCTTACAGTTATGTAGCTGTTGGATCAAGTGGAGATGATTTGGACAAGATGGCAGAGCCATTGCCAAGATTCAACGGTTgtgaatcttcttcttcttcttcgcctCCACTTCAAATTCTGTTTGCAGGGGAAGCAACACATAGAACCCACTATTCTACAACCCATGGAGCTTATTTTAGCGGTCTTAGAGAAGCCAATAGGCTTCTCCAACATTATAGTTGTGTTGGGGTTTAG
- the LOC125423888 gene encoding uncharacterized protein LOC125423888 produces MEDTGKTHSPHETAAESSTSLVKKVPEDDVAESETEMEGIGEDIMAWLSDDTLTHEVMKLLDVEDSSFSPTPCKVRFIDNPYSSSLVFQTTPSSYVTINGNEESCGSSFSDSESSVMASVDMGGGFRFRSHNGMGVEAGSGAWGARGGACNGLEVEEGLDEALARFLGDDFLSF; encoded by the coding sequence ATGGAGGACACAGGAAAAACGCATTCACCACACGAAACGGCAGCCGAGTCGTCGACTTCGTTGGTGAAGAAGGTGCCGGAGGACGACGTTGCGGAGAGTGAGACGGAGATGGAGGGGATCGGAGAAGACATAATGGCTTGGCTGTCCGACGACACGCTCACTCACGAGGTCATGAAGCTTCTGGACGTGGAGGACAGTAGCTTCTCGCCGACACCCTGCAAGGTCAGGTTCATTGACAACCCATACTCCTCCTCCTTGGTCTTCCAGACCACACCCTCTTCCTACGTAACCATCAACGGCAACGAGGAGAGCTGCGGCTCCTCCTTCTCCGACTCCGAGTCCTCCGTGATGGCCAGCGTGGACATGGGTGGTGGCTTCCGCTTCAGATCACATAATGGGATGGGAGTCGAGGCAGGATCAGGCGCGTGGGGAGCAAGAGGAGGCGCGTGTAACGGATTGGAGGTTGAGGAAGGATTGGATGAAGCTTTGGCCAGGTTCCTTGGGGacgactttctttctttctga
- the LOC107424014 gene encoding WD-40 repeat-containing protein MSI4, with the protein MEAQSQQQQQQIGVKKKETRGRKPKPKDDKKDEQQAKMKKAQQQPSVDDKYSQWKSLVPVLYDWLANHNLVWPSLSCRWGPQLEQATYKNRQRLYLSEQTDGSVPNTLVIANCEVVKPRVAAAEHISQFNEEARSPFVKKYKTIIHPGEVNRIRELPQNTKIVATHTDSPDVLIWDVEAQPNRHAVFGATNSRPDLILTGHQDNAEFALAMCPTEPYVLSGGKDKSVVLWSIQDHISAAAADPGATKSPGSGGSIIKQNSKPGEGNDKTADSPSVAPRGIYHGHEDTVEDVTFCPSSAQEFCSVGDDSCLILWDARVGTSPVVKVEKAHNADLHCVDWNPHDDNLILTGSADNSVRMFDRRNLTSDGVGAPIHKFEGHKAAVLCVQWSPDKSSVFGSSAEDGLLNIWDYDKVGKKVERAGRNTSSPPGLFFQHAGHRDKVVDFHWNASDPWTVVSVSDDCDTTGGGGTLQIWRMSDLIYRPEDEVLAELEKFKSHVVACASKA; encoded by the exons ATGGAAGCTCAGTcgcagcagcagcaacagcaaATCGGAGTGAAGAAGAAGGAGACACGAGGCCGAAAGCCTAAACCAAAGGACGACAAGAAAGACGAACAGCAAGCCAAGATGAAGAAGGCCCAGCAACAGCCCTCTGTCGACGACAAGTACAGCCAGTGGAAATCCCTCGTCCCTGTTCTCTATGACTGGCTTGCTAACCATAACCTCGTCTGGCCCTCTCTCTCTTGCCg ATGGGGTCCCCAGCTTGAGCAAGCAACTTACAAGAATCGTCAGCGTCTTTACCTTTCTGAACAG ACTGATGGTAGTGTTCCAAATACTCTGGTGATCGCAAATTGTGAAGTTGTCAAACCTAGGGTTGCAGCCGCTGAGCACATATCACAG TTCAACGAAGAGGCACGCTCACCATTTGTCAAAAAGTACAAAACCATCATACATCCAGGAGAG GTGAACAGAATTAGGGAACTTCCACAGAACACCAAGATAGTAGCCACACATACTGACAGTCCCGAT GTTCTCATTTGGGATGTTGAAGCTCAACCCAATCGCCATGCTGTATTTGGGGCTACAAACTCTCGTCCTGATTTG ATTTTGACTGGACATCAAGACAATGCAGAATTTGCTCTTGCAATGTGCCCGACTGAGCCCTATGTACTCTCTGGAG GGAAGGACAAGTCAGTGGTTTTGTGGAGTATTCAGGACCATATATCGGCAGCCGCCGCGGACCCGGGAGCAACCAAATCACCAGGATCTGGTGGATCAATTATTAAACAGAACTCTAAGCCCGGAGAAGGTAATGATAAAACTGCTGATAGCCCTTCTGTTGCACCAAGAGGAATTTACCATGGGCATGAGGACACTGTTGAAGATGTGACATTTTGCCCATCTAG TGCGCAGGAGTTCTGTAGTGTTGGGGATGATTCCTGCCTCATATTATGGGATGCACGAGTTGGCACCAGCCCTGTTGTTAAG GTTGAAAAAGCACATAATGCTGATCTACACTGTGTTGATTGGAATCCTCATGATGATAATCTTATTCTAACTGG GTCAGCAGATAATTCTGTTCGCATGTTTGATCGTCGTAATCTGACTTCCGATGGAGTCGGGGCACCTATTCATAAATTTGAGGGTCACAAAGCTGCTGTTCTTTGTGTTCAG tgGTCTCCAGACAAATCATCTGTCTTTGGAAGTTCTGCAGAAGATGGTCTCTTGAACATTTGGGATTATGACAAG GTTGGTAAAAAGGTAGAGCGAGCAGGAAGAAACACAAGTTCTCCTCCAGGCTTGTTTTTCCAGCATGCTGGGCACAG GGACAAGGTTGTTGATTTCCATTGGAATGCATCTGACCCTTGGACCGTAGTTAGTGTATCTGATGACTGTGATACTACTGGTGGAGGAGGGACATTGCAG ATATGGCGCATGAGTGATTTGATATACAGACCAGAAGATGAGGTTTTGGCAGAGCTCGAGAAGTTCAAGTCGCATGTTGTTGCATGTGCTTCAAAGGCTTGA
- the LOC107424013 gene encoding uncharacterized protein LOC107424013, translating to MAPKPITSPVPDAWYPTLSVVMLSIGLIVTASFFIYEATSSRRSRSLAKELITGAVASVFLGFGSLFLLLSSGVYV from the exons ATG GCTCCGAAACCTATTACCAGTCCCGTCCCCGATGCGTGGTACCCGACCCTATCGGTTGTCATGCTCTCGATCGGACTCATCGTCACCGCCTCCTTCTTCAT CTATGAAGCGACCTCCTCGAGGAGAAGCCGCAGTCTTGCTAAGGAGCTGATAACTGGAGCTGTGGCATCAGTATTCTTG GGTTTCGGATCTTTGTTCTTGCTACTTTCATCCGGTGTCTATGTCTGA